The following are encoded together in the Serratia sp. UGAL515B_01 genome:
- the arnF gene encoding 4-amino-4-deoxy-L-arabinose-phosphoundecaprenol flippase subunit ArnF, protein MKGYAWGTASVLLVTIAQLLMKWGMVQIPLLSFSDITLQLLSHYWLALLAVSGGIFGYALSMLCWFFALRYLPLNRAYPLLSVSYALVYLAAVILPWFNESATLLKTLGTLLILFGVWLINTNSSVKPHQQD, encoded by the coding sequence ATGAAAGGTTATGCATGGGGCACAGCCAGTGTTTTGTTGGTGACAATAGCCCAGTTGCTGATGAAATGGGGTATGGTGCAGATCCCTCTCCTGTCATTTTCCGATATCACTTTGCAACTGCTCAGTCACTATTGGCTGGCATTACTGGCTGTCAGTGGTGGTATATTCGGTTACGCGTTATCAATGCTGTGCTGGTTCTTTGCACTGCGCTATTTACCGTTAAACCGCGCTTACCCCTTGTTGAGCGTCAGCTATGCGCTGGTGTATTTGGCTGCCGTGATCTTGCCGTGGTTTAATGAATCGGCCACGTTGCTGAAGACGTTGGGCACGCTGTTGATATTGTTTGGCGTTTGGCTGATTAATACCAACAGTTCAGTAAAGCCTCAC
- the arnE gene encoding 4-amino-4-deoxy-L-arabinose-phosphoundecaprenol flippase subunit ArnE, with amino-acid sequence MAYLLVIMVSLLTCAGQLCQKQAAQVWQQASEHRLVVTLRWLVLAIISLGLGMAIWLIVLQRLPLSLAYPMLSFNFVLVTLAASWLFNETTTLRHWLGVGAIVLGILLMSFNP; translated from the coding sequence ATGGCTTACTTATTGGTAATTATGGTCAGCCTGTTGACCTGTGCAGGGCAGCTCTGCCAGAAACAGGCTGCCCAAGTCTGGCAACAGGCTAGCGAACATAGACTGGTTGTTACGCTGCGCTGGTTAGTGCTGGCGATAATATCATTAGGCCTAGGCATGGCCATATGGTTAATTGTTTTGCAGCGCCTTCCTCTCAGCTTGGCTTACCCGATGCTCAGTTTCAACTTTGTTCTGGTGACGTTAGCGGCAAGCTGGTTGTTCAACGAGACGACGACGCTACGCCATTGGCTTGGCGTGGGCGCGATTGTGCTTGGGATCTTGCTGATGAGTTTTAATCCATGA
- the arnT gene encoding lipid IV(A) 4-amino-4-deoxy-L-arabinosyltransferase has product MKALKGTWAIVLAIFFVLVYLIPLNGRLLWQPDETRYAEISREMVAKGDWVVPNLLGLRYFEKPVAGYWFNNVSQLLFGENNFAVRFASVFSTALTALLVFALAWLMWKNARRACLAALIFLSMVLVFSVGTYSVLDPMISLWLTAAMVSYYLTLKASTAKGKLAGYVLLGLACGMGFMTKGFLALAVPVISVIPIVIQQRKIKELFCYGPVAVVVAALLSLPWALAVARSEPDYWNYFFWIEHIQRFADDNAQHKAPFWYYLPILVAAVLPWLGLLPGSLLKGWRERVQRPELFFLLSWVIMPLIFFSIAKGKLLTYILPCMAPMALLMAAYAEDCVTQLRTRVFKVNALLNGLFGLTGIIGLVLIGTGVLPNVELFSANEWPKIIFGIIAFAGWMLFAVVSARNNAQRWTWAAACPLLLCLLIGYAIPQQVIDSKQPQHFIQNNISVLNQSRFVMTDSVGIAAGLAWELKRSDILMFSEKGEVTYGLAYEDSRNRYVSYEDFPQWLEQARKQGDVSLVLQLSRDERVPQSLPTPDSVYETSRLALLWYKQLP; this is encoded by the coding sequence ATGAAAGCGCTGAAAGGAACCTGGGCCATTGTATTGGCCATTTTTTTTGTTCTGGTGTATCTGATCCCGCTCAATGGGCGTCTGCTATGGCAGCCGGATGAAACCCGTTATGCGGAAATCAGCCGCGAAATGGTGGCAAAGGGGGATTGGGTTGTGCCCAATCTGCTCGGCCTACGTTATTTTGAAAAACCCGTTGCAGGTTATTGGTTTAATAACGTAAGCCAGTTATTGTTCGGCGAGAATAATTTTGCCGTACGCTTTGCTTCGGTATTCAGTACAGCTCTCACCGCGCTGTTGGTCTTTGCATTGGCGTGGCTGATGTGGAAGAACGCGCGCCGTGCGTGCCTGGCCGCGTTAATCTTCCTGTCGATGGTACTGGTATTCAGCGTTGGCACTTACAGCGTACTGGATCCTATGATCTCATTGTGGCTAACGGCGGCGATGGTGAGTTATTACCTGACACTGAAAGCCAGCACTGCCAAGGGGAAACTGGCGGGATACGTATTGCTTGGGCTTGCCTGCGGTATGGGATTCATGACCAAGGGGTTCCTGGCGCTTGCCGTGCCGGTGATTTCAGTGATACCGATTGTTATTCAACAGCGGAAAATCAAGGAATTGTTCTGCTACGGCCCTGTAGCGGTCGTTGTTGCTGCGCTGTTAAGCCTGCCGTGGGCACTGGCAGTGGCACGAAGTGAGCCTGATTACTGGAATTATTTTTTCTGGATTGAGCATATTCAACGCTTTGCCGATGACAATGCTCAGCATAAGGCACCATTCTGGTACTACCTGCCAATATTGGTCGCAGCGGTGCTACCGTGGTTAGGACTGCTGCCTGGATCGCTGCTCAAAGGATGGCGTGAGCGTGTGCAACGACCAGAGCTGTTTTTTCTGCTGAGCTGGGTGATCATGCCCTTGATTTTCTTCAGTATCGCTAAAGGTAAATTGCTCACCTACATCTTACCCTGTATGGCGCCGATGGCGCTGCTGATGGCGGCATACGCCGAGGATTGTGTTACACAGTTGCGAACTCGCGTTTTCAAAGTCAACGCTTTGTTGAACGGCCTATTTGGTCTGACAGGCATTATTGGATTGGTGTTGATAGGAACAGGGGTATTACCTAACGTAGAACTGTTTTCTGCAAATGAATGGCCGAAAATCATTTTTGGCATCATTGCTTTTGCTGGCTGGATGCTATTTGCGGTTGTTTCGGCACGTAACAATGCACAACGTTGGACCTGGGCGGCTGCATGTCCGCTACTGCTTTGTCTGTTGATCGGCTATGCCATTCCACAACAGGTGATAGATTCCAAGCAGCCGCAGCACTTTATCCAAAACAACATTTCGGTGTTGAACCAGAGCCGTTTTGTCATGACAGACAGCGTGGGTATTGCAGCTGGTCTTGCCTGGGAATTGAAACGCAGTGATATTCTGATGTTCAGCGAGAAAGGTGAGGTTACCTACGGTCTGGCTTATGAGGATTCTCGTAACCGCTACGTTAGCTATGAGGATTTCCCTCAGTGGTTGGAACAGGCGCGCAAACAAGGCGATGTATCACTTGTACTGCAACTTTCGCGAGATGAACGTGTGCCGCAGAGTTTGCCAACACCCGACAGCGTTTACGAGACGAGTCGTTTAGCGTTGTTGTGGTACAAGCAACTGCCCTGA